A region of Cataglyphis hispanica isolate Lineage 1 chromosome 8, ULB_Chis1_1.0, whole genome shotgun sequence DNA encodes the following proteins:
- the LOC126851694 gene encoding protein ABHD11-like isoform X1, with amino-acid sequence MIGQNLSVFLTLRKLTIDLSHPSKNLHSSCRQCLHNNPLLTAPVKLAYISYESVKENERNQNTEQPIIIMHGLFGSKSNWNTLSKTIHRKTKRKVIVVDARNHGESPHTSNMSYKDMAEDVIQLLNDLNFERAILVGHSMGGSAMMYTALNFPQRVEKLAVVDISPIRTSPNLLEIKKIFEIMSLATADGSPTLSKARKIVNQQLEKSIKSSALRQFLLANLVEVDSGKYKWRVNLPVLEQAFSSHIAVFPNIDSKIYANPTLFIGGAKSDYIRVEDHDAIKKLFPLAEFHYIDGADHWVHADKPIEFVELLTNFINHSIL; translated from the exons atgataggCCAAAATTTATCGGTATTTCTTACATTGAGAAAACTTACTATCGACTTATCTCATCCGAGTAAAAACTTGCATTCTTCCTGTCGTCAATGTTTACATAATAATCCCTTATT aacgGCTCCAGTAAAACTTGCTTACATATCGTACGAATCGGTAAAAGAAAATGAGCGGAATCAAAATACAGAGCAACccattataataatgcatgGTCTCTTTGGCTCGAAAAGCAATTGGAATACACTATCAAAAACAATTCATCGAAAAACTAAGCGCAAG GTCATAGTAGTAGATGCCAGAAATCATGGTGAATCTCCGCATACATCAAACATGTCATACAAAGACATGGCAGAAGATGTAATACAACTTTTGAATGATTTAAACTTTGAAAGAGCTATTCTAGTTGGCCACAGTATGGGTGGCTCAGCCATGATGTACACTGCTTTAAATTTTCCACAACGTGTCGAGAAATTAGCAGTTGTTGATATATCTCCTATAAGAACCAGTCCTAATCTTttggaaataaagaaaatctttgaaataatGAGTTTAGCAACAGCAGATGGAAGTCCTACCTTATCAAAAGCTCGTAAAATAGTAAACCAACAGCTTGAAAAGTCTATTAAATCTAGCGCATTGCGTCAG TTTCTATTAGCAAACTTGGTAGAAGTGGATTCGGGAAAATATAAATGGCGAGTGAATTTACCAGTATTGGAGCAAGCATTCTCATCTCATATAGCTGTATTTCCCAATATAGATTCAAAGATCTATGCGAATCCGACGTTATTCATAGGTGGTGCTAAGAGTGACTATATTCGAGTAGAAGATCACGACGCGATTAAGAAGCTATTCCCATTGGCAGAATTTCATTACATAGATGGGGCGGATCATTGGGTTCATGCAGACAAACCTATCGAATTTGTCGAACTTTTAACGAATTTTATAAACCATTCGATCTTATGA
- the LOC126851694 gene encoding protein ABHD11-like isoform X2, which translates to MIGQNLSVFLTLRKLTIDLSHPSKNLHSSCRQCLHNNPLLTAPVKLAYISYESVKENERNQNTEQPIIIMHGLFGSKSNWNTLSKTIHRKTKRKVIVVDARNHGESPHTSNMSYKDMAEDVIQLLNDLNFERAILVGHSMGGSAMMYTALNFPQRVEKLAVVDISPIRTSPNLLEIKKIFEIMSLATADGSPTLSKARKIVNQQLEKSIKSSALRQFLLANLVEVDSGKYKWRVNLPVLEQAFSSHIAVFPNIDSKIYANPTLFIDEIITLQNSMKNIQTICNIEDIAYYAVD; encoded by the exons atgataggCCAAAATTTATCGGTATTTCTTACATTGAGAAAACTTACTATCGACTTATCTCATCCGAGTAAAAACTTGCATTCTTCCTGTCGTCAATGTTTACATAATAATCCCTTATT aacgGCTCCAGTAAAACTTGCTTACATATCGTACGAATCGGTAAAAGAAAATGAGCGGAATCAAAATACAGAGCAACccattataataatgcatgGTCTCTTTGGCTCGAAAAGCAATTGGAATACACTATCAAAAACAATTCATCGAAAAACTAAGCGCAAG GTCATAGTAGTAGATGCCAGAAATCATGGTGAATCTCCGCATACATCAAACATGTCATACAAAGACATGGCAGAAGATGTAATACAACTTTTGAATGATTTAAACTTTGAAAGAGCTATTCTAGTTGGCCACAGTATGGGTGGCTCAGCCATGATGTACACTGCTTTAAATTTTCCACAACGTGTCGAGAAATTAGCAGTTGTTGATATATCTCCTATAAGAACCAGTCCTAATCTTttggaaataaagaaaatctttgaaataatGAGTTTAGCAACAGCAGATGGAAGTCCTACCTTATCAAAAGCTCGTAAAATAGTAAACCAACAGCTTGAAAAGTCTATTAAATCTAGCGCATTGCGTCAG TTTCTATTAGCAAACTTGGTAGAAGTGGATTCGGGAAAATATAAATGGCGAGTGAATTTACCAGTATTGGAGCAAGCATTCTCATCTCATATAGCTGTATTTCCCAATATAGATTCAAAGATCTATGCGAATCCGACGTTATTCATAG atGAAATCATAACATTGCAGAatagtatgaaaaatattcaaacaatatgtaatatagaaGACATTGCATATTATGCAGTTGATTGA